A DNA window from Ranitomeya imitator isolate aRanImi1 chromosome 2, aRanImi1.pri, whole genome shotgun sequence contains the following coding sequences:
- the LOC138663010 gene encoding oocyte zinc finger protein XlCOF29-like, whose protein sequence is MDMDRDKMAERILHLILEILFRLTGEDYTVVKKTSSDRCQDPVSEEWGRPLSPITGPPPHPLIHEDINDQKILELIYQMIELLTGEVTLLGMLGHYTVTL, encoded by the exons atggatatggacagagataagatggcggagaggatattacacctcatcctagagatcctcttccggcttactggagag gattacacagtggtgaagaagacctctagtgatcgctgtcaggaccctgtgtctgaggaatggggaagacccctgagcccaatcacggggcctccacctcaccccctgatccatgaggacatcaatgaccagaagatcctagaactcatctaccagatgattgagctgctgactggagaggtgacactgctgggaatgctgggacattatacagtaacactatga
- the LOC138663006 gene encoding oocyte zinc finger protein XlCOF7.1-like: protein MEEWKYLEGHRDLYKNIIMEVPQPLTSPDLSSKRTTPERCPRPLLPQDCNQEDPNAPQDHQGEDLTHINTTETYVRGNERCKGEIPTYGYPANDCTRRSEGQLTSSIFKSNDLEILQDTAEVNAITPDIPSSIHRKDLSSDPMKQVPSTDSLLTTKENQSHKRGIKKQTAPKAKKSFSCSECGKCFKHKSDLVIHQRTHTGEKPFSCSQCGKCFNQKSDLVRHHSTHTGEKPFSCSECGKCFTLKKSLVRHQRTHTGDKPFSCSECGKCFIQKFELVLHYRTHTGEKPFSCSECGKCFKGKSYLVNHHRTHTGEKPFSCSECGKCFAHKLQLVIHHRTHTGVKTFQCSECGKCLRHKSELVTHQRTHTGEKPFSCSECGKCFNKKSDLVNHHRIHTGENSPFSCSECGKCFNWKSDLVNHQRTHTGEKPFSCSECGKCFTLKEHLVTHHRTHTGEKPFSCSECGKCFNLKSDLVNHHRTHTGEKPFSCSECGKCFNYRGSLVSHQRTHTGEKPFSCSECGKCFNQKSNLVNHHRTHTREKPFCCSECGKCFQWKELLVRHQRTHTGEKPFSCSECGKCFKWKELLVRHQRTHTGEKPFSCSECGKCFKWKALLVKHQSSHTEEKPFSFS from the exons atggaggagtggaagtatttagaaggacacagagatctgtacaagaacatcataatggaggttccccagcccctcacatctccag atctatccagtaagaggacaacaccagagagatgtccccgtcctcttcttccacaggactgtaaccaagaagatcccaatgctcctcaggatcatcag ggtgaagatctgacccatattaatactacagagacatatgtgagggggaatgAGCGGTGTAAaggggagattcctacatatggctatccag caaatgactgtaccaggagatcagagggacagctgacatcttcaattttcaaATCTAATGATCTTGAAATCCTACAAGATACagctgaagtgaatgccattactccagatataccatcatccattcacagaaaagatctgtcatctgatcctatgaaacaggtcccatctactgattcattactgactactaaggaaaatcaaagtcacaaaagaggcattaaaaaacaaactgctcctaaagcaaagaagtcattttcctgttcagaatgtgggaaatgttttaaacataaatcagatttggttattcaccagagaactcacacaggggagaagcctttttcatgttcacaatgtgggaaatgttttaaccagaaatcagatttggttaggcaccatagtactcacacaggggagaagcctttttcctgttcagaatgtgggaaatgttttactctcAAAAAgagtcttgttagacaccagagaactcacacaggggataagcctttttcatgttcagaatgtgggaaatgttttatccagaaattcgAATTGGTTCTTCactatagaactcacacaggggagaagcctttttcctgttcagaatgtggaaaatgttttaaggggaaatcatatttggttaatcaccatagaactcacacgggggagaagcctttttcctgttcagaatgtgggaaatgttttgcacataaattACAGCTTGTTatacaccatagaactcacacaggggtgaagACTTTtcaatgttcagaatgtggaaaatgtcttCGCCATAAATCAGAATTggttactcaccagagaactcacacaggggagaagcctttttcctgttcagaatgtgggaaatgttttaacaagaaatcagatttggttaatcaccatagaattcacacgggggagaactcgcctttttcctgttcagaatgtggaaaatgttttaactggaaatcagatttggttaatcaccagagaactcacacaggggagaagcctttttcctgttcagaatgtgggaaatgttttaccctcaaagagcatcttgttacacaccacagaacccacacaggggagaagcctttttcctgttcagaatgtgggaaatgttttaacctgaaatcagatttggttaatcaccatagaacccacacaggagagaagcctttttcctgttcagaatgtgggaaatgttttaactataGAGGgagtcttgttagtcaccagagaactcacacaggggagaagcctttttcctgttcagaatgtgggaaatgttttaatcagaaatcaaatttggttaatcaccatagaactcacacaagagagaagcctttttgctgttcagaatgtgggaaatgttttcaatGGAAagagcttcttgttagacatcagagaactcacacaggggagaagcctttttcctgttcagaatgtgggaaatgttttaaatggaaagagcttcttgttagacatcagagaactcatacaggagagaagcctttttcctgttcagaatgtgggaaatgttttaaatggaaagcgcttcttgttaaacatcagagcagtcacacagaggagaagcctttttcattttcttaa